The Pseudomonas orientalis genome contains a region encoding:
- the rpmI gene encoding 50S ribosomal protein L35 has protein sequence MPKMKTKSGAAKRFLKTANGIKHKHAFKSHILTKMSTKRKRQLRGSSLLHPSDVAKVERMLRLR, from the coding sequence ATGCCAAAGATGAAAACTAAAAGTGGTGCTGCTAAGCGGTTTCTGAAAACTGCTAACGGCATCAAGCACAAGCACGCTTTCAAGAGCCACATCCTGACCAAAATGTCGACCAAGCGTAAGCGTCAACTGCGCGGTAGCAGCTTGCTGCATCCGTCTGACGTGGCAAAAGTCGAGCGCATGCTGCGCCTTCGTTAA
- a CDS encoding cold-shock protein, which produces MSNRQTGTVKWFNDEKGFGFITPQGGGDDLFVHFKAIESDGFKSLKEGQTVSFVAEKGQKGMQAAQVRAE; this is translated from the coding sequence ATGTCTAATCGCCAAACCGGCACCGTTAAATGGTTCAACGATGAAAAAGGCTTCGGCTTCATCACTCCTCAAGGTGGCGGTGACGACCTGTTCGTACACTTCAAAGCTATCGAAAGCGACGGTTTCAAAAGCCTGAAAGAAGGCCAAACCGTTTCCTTCGTGGCTGAGAAAGGCCAAAAGGGTATGCAAGCAGCACAGGTTCGCGCCGAGTAA
- the rbsK gene encoding ribokinase gives MPANVVVVGSLNMDLVTRASRLPRAGETLIGQTFSTVPGGKGANQAVALARLGADVAMIGCVGSDAYGGQLRDALLVEGIDCQAVSTVDGSSGVALIVVDDSSQNAIVIVAGSNGQLTPQSLTACDAVLQAADVIICQLEVPMDTVGHALKRGRELGKTVILNPAPASGPLPAEWYASIDYLIPNESEASALSGVAVDSLDSAKLAATALIKAGAGKVIITLGAQGALFADGNSFEHLVAPKVRAVDTTAAGDTFVGGFAAALAAGTSEAEAIRFGQVAAALSVTRAGAQPSIPTLHDVQGFVPS, from the coding sequence ATGCCAGCGAACGTAGTGGTAGTAGGCAGCTTGAACATGGATCTGGTCACCCGCGCCAGTCGCTTGCCGCGAGCCGGTGAAACGCTGATCGGCCAGACGTTTTCCACCGTCCCCGGTGGCAAGGGCGCCAATCAGGCCGTCGCCCTGGCGCGCCTGGGGGCGGATGTGGCCATGATCGGGTGTGTCGGCAGCGATGCCTATGGCGGCCAATTGCGCGATGCGCTGTTGGTCGAAGGCATCGACTGTCAGGCCGTCAGCACCGTGGACGGCTCCAGTGGGGTCGCGCTGATCGTGGTGGATGACAGCAGCCAGAACGCGATTGTGATTGTGGCGGGCAGTAACGGTCAGTTGACGCCCCAGTCGTTGACGGCCTGCGATGCGGTGTTGCAGGCTGCCGACGTGATCATTTGCCAGCTTGAAGTGCCGATGGACACCGTTGGGCATGCGCTCAAGCGCGGCCGCGAGTTGGGCAAGACGGTGATCCTCAACCCGGCGCCGGCCAGTGGGCCCTTGCCGGCCGAGTGGTATGCCTCGATCGACTACCTGATTCCCAACGAAAGTGAAGCCAGTGCCTTGAGCGGTGTTGCGGTCGATTCGCTCGACAGCGCCAAGCTCGCCGCGACAGCGTTGATCAAGGCCGGCGCCGGTAAAGTCATCATCACCCTTGGCGCTCAGGGCGCACTGTTTGCTGACGGCAACAGCTTCGAGCACCTGGTCGCACCCAAGGTGCGGGCAGTGGACACCACCGCTGCCGGCGATACCTTCGTAGGTGGCTTTGCCGCCGCACTGGCTGCCGGCACGAGTGAAGCCGAGGCCATCCGTTTTGGCCAGGTTGCTGCAGCGTTGTCGGTGACCCGTGCCGGCGCCCAGCCTTCCATTCCTACGCTGCACGACGTACAAGGTTTTGTGCCCTCATGA
- the infC gene encoding translation initiation factor IF-3: protein MTIKREMRQDKRAAPKAPINENISAREVRLIGAEGEQLGIVSIEDALLKAEEAKLDLVEISADAVPPVCKLMDYGKSIFEKKKQIAAAKKNQKQIQVKEIKFRPGTEEGDYQVKLRNLVRFLSDGDRAKVSLRFRGREMAHQELGMELLKRVEADLLEYGSVEQHPKMEGRQLIMVIAPKKKK, encoded by the coding sequence ATTACTATTAAGCGTGAAATGAGACAAGATAAACGAGCTGCACCGAAAGCCCCGATCAACGAGAATATCTCGGCACGCGAGGTTCGGTTAATTGGGGCTGAGGGTGAGCAGCTTGGGATTGTGTCAATTGAAGACGCGCTTCTTAAGGCTGAAGAAGCCAAGCTCGATTTGGTGGAAATTTCCGCCGATGCTGTACCACCTGTCTGCAAGCTGATGGACTACGGCAAATCGATCTTCGAGAAGAAGAAGCAGATTGCCGCAGCCAAGAAAAACCAGAAGCAGATCCAGGTTAAAGAAATCAAGTTTCGTCCAGGGACGGAGGAAGGGGATTACCAGGTAAAACTGCGCAACCTGGTACGTTTCCTGAGTGATGGGGACAGGGCCAAGGTATCCTTGCGATTCCGCGGCCGTGAGATGGCCCACCAGGAGCTGGGGATGGAACTCCTCAAGCGGGTTGAAGCTGACCTGCTCGAGTACGGTTCGGTCGAACAGCATCCTAAGATGGAAGGACGCCAGCTGATCATGGTCATCGCCCCGAAAAAGAAGAAGTAA
- a CDS encoding LacI family DNA-binding transcriptional regulator, producing MATIKDVAALAGISYTTVSHVVNKTRPVSEPVRVKVEAAIKQLDYVPSAVARSLKAKTTATIGLLVPNSLNPYFAELARGIEDYCERNGYCVILCNSDDNAEKQRSYLRVLLEKRVDGLIVTSVGGDDSGLAAGLSAVRTPMVIVDRALDGIDVDLVRIDHEEGAYLATRHLLELGHRDIACIAGPAHTRVAQMRLAGYRRALREAGVETVAERIRESDFTSTGGYAAAVQLLTQQPPSAIFACNDMIGFGVLRAAAERNIRVPGELSVIGFDDIQMGRYVYPALTTVGQSIVQLGETAAELLLRRIATPQLPVDQRIVTPSIVLRESTAPLAGVFAQYR from the coding sequence ATGGCAACGATCAAGGATGTGGCGGCGCTGGCGGGCATTTCCTACACCACGGTGTCCCATGTAGTGAACAAGACGCGCCCGGTCAGCGAACCGGTGCGCGTCAAGGTCGAGGCGGCGATCAAGCAGTTGGACTATGTGCCCAGCGCAGTAGCGCGCTCGCTCAAGGCCAAGACCACGGCAACGATCGGGCTGCTGGTGCCCAACAGCCTCAACCCGTATTTCGCGGAACTGGCCCGGGGCATTGAGGATTACTGCGAGCGCAATGGCTATTGCGTGATCCTCTGCAACTCCGACGACAACGCCGAAAAGCAGCGCAGCTATTTGCGCGTGTTGCTTGAGAAACGCGTCGACGGCTTGATCGTGACCTCGGTGGGCGGCGATGACAGCGGCCTTGCCGCTGGCTTGAGCGCGGTGCGCACGCCCATGGTGATCGTCGACCGGGCGCTGGACGGTATCGATGTCGACCTGGTGCGCATCGATCATGAAGAGGGTGCTTACCTGGCGACCCGGCACTTGCTTGAATTGGGTCACCGTGACATTGCCTGCATCGCCGGCCCCGCCCATACGCGCGTGGCGCAAATGCGCCTGGCAGGCTATCGGCGTGCGCTGCGCGAGGCGGGCGTTGAAACGGTCGCCGAGCGCATCCGCGAAAGTGATTTCACCAGCACCGGCGGTTATGCCGCCGCCGTGCAATTGCTTACGCAGCAACCGCCCAGTGCGATTTTTGCCTGCAACGACATGATCGGTTTTGGCGTGCTTCGCGCTGCTGCAGAGCGCAATATTCGCGTGCCGGGCGAGCTGTCGGTGATAGGTTTCGATGACATTCAAATGGGCCGCTATGTCTATCCTGCGTTGACCACGGTCGGGCAGTCGATCGTACAGCTGGGTGAGACAGCGGCCGAATTATTACTGCGACGTATAGCGACACCCCAACTGCCGGTCGATCAACGCATCGTGACACCAAGCATTGTCTTGCGTGAGTCGACGGCGCCGTTGGCGGGTGTGTTTGCCCAATACCGCTGA
- a CDS encoding nucleoside hydrolase — MQRGLPSLKNLFRSVLLLSALTAASAQAAEKIDLIIDTDPGADDVVALLFAMASPEELNIRALTTVAGNVRLDKTSRNARLAREWAGREDIPVYAGAPAPLLRKPIYAENIHGKEGISGVTVHEPKQGLAEGNAVDYLIKTLTSAKPHSITIAMLGPQTNLALALTQAPEITQGIKEVVVMGGAHFNGGNITPVAEFNLFADPVAAEIVLKSGVKLTYLPLDVTHKVLTSEARLKKIADLNNNASKVVSNILNEYVKGDMEHYGIPGGPVHDATVVAYLLKPSLFSGRQVNVVVDSREGPTFGQTIVDWYDGLKQDKNAFWVENGDAQGFFDLLTERLARLQ; from the coding sequence ATGCAACGTGGTCTTCCCTCCCTGAAAAACCTGTTCCGGAGTGTTCTGCTTTTGTCCGCGCTTACAGCTGCAAGCGCCCAGGCGGCGGAAAAAATCGACCTGATCATCGATACCGATCCCGGTGCCGACGATGTGGTTGCTTTGCTGTTCGCCATGGCTTCCCCGGAAGAACTGAACATTCGCGCACTGACGACAGTGGCCGGCAACGTGCGCCTGGACAAAACCTCCCGCAACGCTCGCCTGGCGCGCGAGTGGGCAGGACGCGAGGACATCCCGGTTTATGCGGGTGCTCCAGCGCCGCTGCTGCGCAAGCCGATCTATGCCGAGAATATCCATGGCAAGGAAGGTATCTCCGGCGTCACCGTGCACGAGCCGAAACAAGGTCTGGCTGAAGGCAATGCCGTGGATTACCTGATCAAGACCCTGACGAGCGCCAAACCCCACAGCATCACCATCGCCATGCTCGGCCCGCAGACCAACCTGGCCCTGGCATTGACCCAGGCACCGGAAATCACCCAGGGCATCAAGGAAGTGGTGGTGATGGGCGGTGCGCACTTCAATGGTGGCAATATCACGCCAGTGGCCGAGTTCAACCTGTTCGCCGACCCGGTGGCTGCAGAAATTGTGCTTAAAAGTGGCGTGAAGTTGACCTACTTGCCGTTGGACGTCACTCACAAGGTGCTGACCAGCGAGGCGCGTCTGAAGAAGATCGCAGACCTGAACAACAACGCGAGCAAGGTCGTCAGCAATATCCTGAACGAGTACGTCAAGGGCGATATGGAACACTACGGCATTCCTGGTGGCCCTGTGCATGACGCCACGGTGGTCGCCTACCTGCTCAAGCCATCGCTGTTCAGTGGTCGCCAGGTCAACGTGGTTGTCGACAGCCGCGAAGGTCCGACCTTCGGCCAGACCATTGTCGATTGGTACGACGGCCTGAAGCAGGACAAGAACGCGTTCTGGGTCGAGAACGGCGATGCCCAGGGCTTCTTCGATCTGCTGACCGAGCGCCTGGCGCGCTTGCAGTAA
- the thrS gene encoding threonine--tRNA ligase yields MPTITLPDGSQRSFDHPVSVAEVAASIGAGLAKATVAGKVDGKLVDASDLITSDASLQIITPKDQEGLEIIRHSCAHLIGHAVKQLYPTARMVIGPVIEEGFYYDIAYERPFTPDDLAAIEQRMHALIEKDYDVIKKVTPRAEVIDVFTARGEDYKLRLVEDMPDEQAMGLYYHEEYVDMCRGPHVPNTRFLKSFKLTKLSGAYWRGDAKNEQLQRIYGTAWADKKQLAAYIQRIEEAEKRDHRKIGKRLNLFHLQEEAPGMVFWHPNGWTLYQVLEQYMRKVQRENGYLEIKTPQVVDRSLWEKSGHWANYADNMFTTQSENRDYAIKPMNCPCHVQVFNQGLKSYRELPMRLAEFGACHRNEPSGALHGIMRVRGFTQDDAHIFCTEEQMQAESAAFIKLTMDVYRDFGFTEVEMKLSTRPEKRVGSDELWDRAEAALAAALDSAGLAYDLQPGEGAFYGPKIEFSLKDCLGRVWQCGTLQLDFNLPIRLGAEYVSEDNSRKHPVMLHRAILGSFERFVGILIEHYEGAFPAWLAPTQAVIMNITDKQADFAAEVEKTLNESGFRAKSDLRNEKIGFKIREHTLLKVPYLLVIGDREVEMQTVAVRTREGADLGSMPVAQFAEFLAQAVSRRGRPDSE; encoded by the coding sequence ATGCCAACTATTACTCTACCCGACGGCAGTCAACGTTCATTCGATCATCCGGTTTCCGTAGCCGAGGTCGCCGCATCTATTGGTGCCGGCCTTGCCAAGGCCACCGTGGCCGGCAAGGTTGACGGCAAGCTGGTCGATGCCAGTGACCTGATCACCTCCGACGCCAGCCTGCAGATCATCACGCCCAAGGATCAAGAGGGGCTCGAGATTATTCGCCACTCTTGCGCGCACCTGATCGGCCATGCGGTTAAGCAGCTGTACCCAACCGCCAGGATGGTGATCGGCCCGGTAATCGAAGAAGGCTTCTATTACGACATCGCCTACGAGCGTCCTTTCACTCCGGACGACCTGGCGGCCATCGAGCAGCGCATGCACGCGCTGATCGAAAAAGATTACGACGTGATCAAGAAGGTCACCCCGCGCGCCGAAGTGATCGACGTGTTTACCGCCCGTGGTGAAGACTACAAGCTGCGCCTGGTGGAAGACATGCCGGACGAGCAGGCCATGGGTCTGTACTACCACGAAGAATACGTGGACATGTGCCGTGGCCCGCACGTGCCGAACACGCGCTTTCTCAAGTCGTTCAAGCTGACCAAGTTGTCCGGCGCCTACTGGCGCGGTGACGCGAAGAACGAGCAACTGCAACGCATCTACGGCACCGCCTGGGCCGACAAGAAACAGCTGGCCGCGTATATCCAGCGCATCGAGGAAGCCGAAAAGCGCGATCACCGCAAGATCGGCAAGCGCCTGAACCTGTTCCATCTCCAGGAAGAAGCGCCGGGCATGGTGTTCTGGCATCCGAACGGCTGGACCCTGTATCAGGTGCTTGAGCAGTACATGCGCAAGGTTCAGCGTGAAAATGGTTACCTCGAGATCAAAACCCCGCAGGTCGTCGATCGCAGCCTGTGGGAGAAATCCGGGCACTGGGCCAACTACGCCGACAACATGTTCACTACCCAGTCGGAAAACCGCGACTACGCCATCAAGCCGATGAACTGCCCTTGCCACGTGCAGGTGTTCAATCAAGGCCTGAAGAGCTACCGCGAGTTGCCGATGCGCCTGGCCGAGTTCGGTGCCTGCCACCGCAACGAGCCATCGGGTGCGCTGCACGGCATCATGCGTGTGCGCGGCTTTACCCAGGACGACGCCCATATCTTCTGCACCGAAGAGCAGATGCAGGCTGAATCGGCCGCGTTCATCAAGCTGACCATGGACGTTTACCGCGATTTCGGCTTTACCGAAGTCGAGATGAAGCTGTCCACTCGTCCGGAAAAACGCGTCGGCTCCGACGAACTCTGGGATCGCGCCGAAGCTGCACTGGCCGCAGCACTCGACAGCGCGGGCCTTGCGTACGACCTGCAGCCGGGCGAGGGCGCGTTCTACGGTCCCAAGATCGAGTTCTCGCTGAAAGATTGCCTTGGCCGTGTCTGGCAGTGTGGTACCCTGCAGCTCGATTTTAACCTGCCGATCCGTCTGGGAGCCGAATACGTCTCCGAAGACAACAGCCGTAAACACCCGGTTATGCTGCACCGGGCGATCCTCGGCTCGTTTGAAAGGTTTGTGGGGATCCTGATCGAGCACTACGAGGGCGCGTTCCCGGCGTGGTTGGCTCCGACCCAGGCAGTGATCATGAATATCACTGATAAACAGGCAGATTTTGCCGCTGAAGTTGAAAAAACCCTCAACGAAAGCGGATTTCGTGCCAAGTCCGACTTGAGAAATGAAAAGATCGGCTTTAAAATCCGTGAGCATACTTTGCTCAAGGTTCCCTATCTTTTGGTTATCGGAGATCGGGAAGTCGAGATGCAGACTGTCGCTGTGCGTACTCGTGAAGGTGCTGACCTGGGCTCGATGCCCGTCGCCCAGTTCGCTGAGTTCCTCGCGCAAGCGGTTTCCCGGCGTGGTCGCCCAGATTCGGAGTAA
- a CDS encoding I78 family peptidase inhibitor, whose amino-acid sequence MPWKLASFGTLLAALALAGCSTPGASEPGKDASVTDAGHSRCESKAAEYTIGQKASPQLLEQARTRAGAQNARILKPNDMITLEYRSDRLNLNADDNLVITRVNCG is encoded by the coding sequence ATGCCTTGGAAGCTCGCATCATTCGGTACTTTGTTGGCGGCGCTCGCATTGGCGGGTTGCAGCACCCCGGGTGCCTCTGAGCCAGGCAAAGATGCCAGCGTGACCGATGCCGGTCATAGTCGCTGTGAGTCGAAGGCCGCCGAGTACACAATCGGCCAGAAAGCCTCGCCTCAACTACTGGAGCAGGCGCGTACCCGTGCCGGTGCACAAAATGCACGTATCCTCAAGCCCAACGACATGATCACGCTGGAGTATCGCTCCGACCGCTTGAACCTGAATGCCGACGATAATCTGGTGATCACACGGGTCAATTGCGGCTGA
- the rbsD gene encoding D-ribose pyranase: MKKTPLLNIALSRVIASLGHGDILVIGDAGLPVPPGVELIDLALTQGIPDFISTLRVVLSEMQVESHVLAEEILLKQPPALVELNVLAEQAALGERRLLSHDAFKQLSGRARAVVRTGECQPYCNIALVSGVTF, encoded by the coding sequence ATGAAAAAGACACCTCTGCTCAATATCGCCCTGTCCCGCGTGATCGCGTCATTGGGGCACGGCGACATTCTGGTCATCGGCGATGCCGGTCTGCCGGTGCCTCCCGGCGTCGAATTGATCGACCTGGCGCTGACCCAGGGTATTCCGGATTTCATCAGCACCCTGCGCGTCGTGCTCAGCGAAATGCAGGTGGAAAGCCATGTGCTGGCTGAAGAAATCCTGCTCAAGCAGCCTCCCGCGCTGGTCGAGCTCAACGTGCTGGCAGAGCAGGCTGCGCTGGGCGAGCGACGCCTGCTCAGTCATGACGCGTTCAAGCAATTGAGCGGCAGGGCGCGCGCGGTCGTGCGCACCGGCGAATGTCAGCCTTACTGCAACATTGCGCTGGTATCCGGCGTAACCTTCTAG